The sequence TCCTGCCCGATCACCTCGAGCGCAAGGAACTGCCCAAGGCCAATGCCTGGATCGAGTCGGCCACGTTTGCCGCCATCCTCGGCGGCACCATCGCCGGCGGCGTCGTCTCGGCCGATGGCATCGGCGTCACCGTGTTCGGGCCGATCATGATGGCCTTGGCCGTCAGCTGCTGGTTCGTCAGCCGCTACATTCCGCCAACGGGTTCGGCAGCGCCTGACCTCGTCATCGACAAGAACATCTTCCGCTCGACCTGGCGTCAGGTCAGCGAGTTGCGCACCGACATGCGCATCTGGCGCGCCGGCCTGATGACCTCGTGGTTCTGGCTGATTGGCGCCATCGTGCTGTCGATCCTGCCGACGCTGATCAAGGATTCGCTCGGCGGCAACGAGATCGCCGTCACCGTCTATCTGGCGGTGTTTGCCGTCTCGATCGCCATCGGCTCGGCCATTGCCGCATGGATGTCGCAGGGCCGCATCGTGCTTCTACCCGCACCGGTCGGCACGGCGCTGCTGGCTCTATTCGGCCTGCATCTGGCCTGGACCATCTGGAGCATGCAGCCTTCGCCGAAGGCAGAAACCCTTGCCCTGTTCTTTGCCGGGCCAAACACGATCCGTGTCGCCATCGATCTCGCCGGCATGGCCATCGCCAGCGCCTTCCTCGTGGTGCCGACCTTCGCCGCGGTGCAGGCCTGGTCGCCTGAAGCGCGCCGCGCCCGGGTCGTCGCCGCGGTCAGCATCGTCAATGCCGGCTTCATGACGGTCGGCGGCATTCTCGTCGCCGCGATCCAGACGAAAGTCTCCACCGGCGGCATCCTGTTCGGCCTCGCCGCGGCCAACGCCGTCGCCGCCTGGCTGATGCTGAAATTCCTGCCGACCAACGCGTTCCGCGACTTCGTCTCCATCCTGTTCCGCGCCTTCCTGCGCCTGGAGGTCGAGGGCATGGAGAACCTCAAGGCGGCCGGCAAGGCGCCGATCCTGGCGCTGAACCATGTCAGCTTCCTCGACGGTCCGCTCGCCTTGACGCTGACCGATGAGGAGCCGGTCTTCGCCATCGACTACACCATTGCCCAGGCCTGGTGGATGAAGCCGTTCATGAAGCTCGCCCGCGCTTTGCCGCTCAACCCGGCCAAGCCGATGTCGACCCGCACGCTGATCAAGATCGTGCAGGGCGGCGATCCGCTGGTCATCTTCCCCGAAGGCCGCATCACCGTCACCGGCGGGCTGATGAAGGTCTATGACGGCGCCGCCATGGTAGCGGACAAGACCGGCTCGATGGTCGTACCGATCCGCATCGACGGGCTGGAGAAAAGTCCGTTCTCGCGGTTGACGTCTCAGCATGTGCGCCGCCGCCTGTTCCCGAAGGTCAAGGTGACCATTCTGGAGCCGGTCAAGCTCGAAGTGCCGCAGGAACTGAAGGGCCGCAAGCGCCGCGCCGCGGCGGGTGCCGCGCTTTATCAGGTCATGTCGGATCTCGTCTTCCGCACCCAGGACATCGACAAGACGGTGCTGGAAAAGATCATCCTGACGGCGAATGAACGCGGCATGAAACGGCTCGCCGTGCAGGATCCGGTCACCGGCTCGCTGAGCTATGGCAAGCTGCTGACGGCGGCCGCCGTACTCGGCGAGAAATTCCAGAACCTTTACGCCGATCAGCAGACACTCGGCATCATGCTGCCCAATGCCAACGGCTCGTGCGCCACGCTGCTTGGCGTCATGTCGGCGGGTAAGGTGCCGGCGATGATCAACTTCACAGCTGGTGCCGCCAACATCCTCTCCGCCTGCAAGGCCGCCGAAGTGAAGACCGTGCTCACCTCACGCGCCTTTGTCGAGCAGGCAAAGCTCGGCGCGGTGGTCGAGGAGATCGGCCGGTCCGTCGACATTGTCTGGCTCGACGATCTGCGCAAAACCATCGGGCTCAAGGACAAGCTGCTCGGCCTGCTGCGCAAGTCGACGCCGCGCGCGCCGCGCAAGCCCAACGACCCGGCGGTGATCCTGTTCACCTCGGGCTCGGAAGGCACGCCGAAGGGCGTGGTGCTCACCCATCGCAACATCCTGGCCAACGCCGCGCAGGCGGCCTCGCGCATCGACTTCCATTCGGGCGACAAGGTGTTCAACGTATTGCCGATCTTCCATTCCTTCGGCATGACGGCCGGCACGGTGCTGCCGCTGATCTCGGGCGTGCCGGTGTTTTTTCTACCCGTCGCCGCTGCACTACCGCATCGTGCCGGAGCTGATCTATGCGTCCAACGCGACGATCATCTTCGGCACCGATACGTTCCTCAGCGGCTATGCGCGGACCGCGCACCCCTACGACTTCCGCTCGATACGGTATTGCTTTGCCGGCGCAGAACCGGTCAAGGCGTCGACGCGCATGACCTATATGGAAAAGTTCGGCGTGCGCATCCTGGAAGGTTATGGCGTCACCGAGACCGCGCCGGTGATCTCCATCAACACGCCGATGTACAACCGTTCCGGCACCGTCGGCAAAATCATGCCCGGCATGGAATACCGTCTCGATCCGGTTCCAGGCGTCGACGAGGGCGGCCGGCTGCATGTCCGCGGGCCTAACGTGATGGCCGGCTATCTCAGGGCCGAAAAGCCGGGCGTGCTCGAACCGCTGCCGGATGGCTGGCATGACACAGGCGATGTCGTCTCGATCGACGAGGGCGGCTTCATCGCCATTCGCGGCCGGGCCAAGCGTTTCGCCAAGATCGGTGGCGAGATGATCTCACTCGCCGCCGTCGAGGCGCTGGCGGGTGAATTGTGGAAAGGCTCGTTGTCGGCAGTCGCTTCCGTGCCGGATGCGCGCAAGGGTGAGAAGCTCATTCTCGTCACCGAGGCTCCCGGCGCCACACGCGCCGAGTTCCTGGCCTTCGCCAAGGCGAATGGCGCCATGGACCTGATGGTGCCTGCCGAAGTGCGCGTCGTCCAGAAGGTGCCGGTGCTCGGCTCCGGCAAGCTCGACTTTGCCGGTGTGACCAAACTGGTGCGTGGAGAGGACGCGCCGGTCGCCAAGGTCGAGGCCGCCTGATCAAGGTGACGACGAAACGACGCCGCTGAAGACCGTGGCGTCGCTTGGCGAGCGCTTTAACCTAACGAATATGTGATCGGACCACTCACCCGGCATTCAGCCGGGTGAGTGGTATGGTGTTCCCAGGAATGTCAACCATGGAGGACACAATCATGCTCACCAGATACATTCTACCGATTGCTATCGCCGCAGGCACATTGATGCTGTCGAGCGTCGGCTCGCAGGCCTTGCCCATGGCAAAGCCCAGCGCCGGTTCGTTGCCAATCGAAAGCGTCGGCTGGAGATGCGGCCCTGGCTGGCACGTGAACCGGTGGGGAAATTGCGTGCCCAACCGTCGTCGCGTGATAATAGTCCGGCCGGGACATTGGCGGTACCATCACCACCACCGCTGGCACCACCGTTGGTGATCACGCAGCGGATTGACGCGGCACTCGCTCCGACGTGACGTGGTTGTTTCCGCCAAAGATGGCGTCCCCTGTGACGCCATCTTTGTTCCTCATATGACAAGATCCCACATCGGCTTCACCGCTGCGGATTCCGGAAACACCTTGTCGCCGAGCACGGCGGCCGAGAGGCCGAACTGGTCGGCGAGCAGTCCTTTCAGCACCGCCCTGACATCGCTGGTCGGTGCGAGGTCGCGCTGTTCGTAGAGTTGGGCCGGCTTCAAGCCCGGCCAGTCGGCGATGACGCGGCCGCCCTTGATCGCGCCGCCGGCGAGCAACACCACCGTGCCGGTGCCGTGATCGGTGCCGACCGTGCCGTTGATCTGCGCCGTGCGCCCGAACTCGGTGATGGCGACGATCGCCGTGTCCTTCCAGCGCTCGCCGAGACCCTTCTCGAATTCCTCGAAGGCGCCGTCGAGGCCGCCGAGCAGCGTGGCGAGACGGCCGGTCACGCCGCCTTCGTTGACATGCGTGTCCCAGCCGTCGAAGGCGAGTGCGGCAACGCGCGGCCCGTCATCGGCCGCGATCAGCTTGGCCGCACCTTGCGCGGCCTGCCGCATCCCGGCGGCGCTGTCGAGGCCGCCCTTCGGCTTCATAGCCTTGGCGCCCATCTGGTCGTCGAGCGCCATGCGGTCGGCGTCGAGACCTTTTTGCAGGGCCACCGCCAGCACCGGATCGCGATGCTGGTAGAGGTCGAGAACCCGCGCCGCGAGGTCACCGGCCGGCGCCGGCAGGGATTGTGGCGCCCAACCGAGCACGGGGGCGGCACCTCGGATCACCAGTGGCGTCGAGGGGCCGACGGCCAGTCCGCCAAGCGTCGCCACGCGGTCGCCTGCCGGCAGGTTTTCCAAGGCCCGGTTGAGCCAGCCGGTGGCGACATGGCCGGGGCCGGCAAAACCGCTTTCCAGTACGTCCTGGCCGTCGAAATGCGAGCGTTCGCGATAGCCTGTCGCGGCCGCATGCACGACAGCGGCCTGCTTGTCCTTGAACAGGCGCGCAAACACCGGCATCGCCGGATTGACCGCGAAGAAATCGTCGAGCGGCAGTGCGGCGTGCGGGCCGGTGAGCGAGAGAGCGATGTCACCATGCAGGCCGGCATAGTCGGGATCGCCGACCGGACCGACCGCCGACAGGCCGTCGAGCGCGCCGCGCAGGACGATGACGATCAGGCGCGGATCGCGATTGTCGGCGGCGCGGGCGAAGCGCGGCAGATAGGCCCAGGCAAACAGCGAGCCGCCGGTCATCAGTACGGCGCGGCGGGAAGGATGAGGAGTTTCACACAGCAGGCTCATGACTTGATCTCCATGGGAGTTGTCGGCGCCGGGCCTGTCGATCGCGCTATCGTCTCTGGAATTCGGGCGCCATCAGCAACAGCGCCAGGCCTTGCTGCTTGGACTCGGCGCGGGCCACCGCTTGCCGCGTCTCCGGCGAGGCGGATGGACCGATGACGGCGTCGAGCATGTCGTTGGGATTGCCGATATCCTTGACCTGGCGGGCCGCCTGCCAGGCGATGTCGAGGCGGATCTTCATGCCTTCGGCCGACGCCCAGCTGGCCGCCTGGTCGGAAAAGCCGTTCGGCCCCGGCGGCTGCCAGAGCGGCTCGCCGAGCGCATTGAGCCAGTTGAGCGACTGGCCGGGATCGTTCGCCGGACCCGGGCCGGCCGCCCTGCGGATGGCGGCGATGTAGTCGAAGGGCGAGCGCATCTTGGCGAGGGGCGTCGACCAGGCCTCCGGCATGTCGATGATGGTCGCCGCCAATGCCCGGAGATTGCCGTCGCTCTTGGCGAAAACCTTGGCCAGGCGCGCCACCGCCGCGGGCGGCGGGTCGTCCGCGATGAAATGACGGGCGAGTTCGGTGGCGATGTGCTGCGCCGTCGCCGGATGGCTGGCGATGTCGTTGAGCGCCGCCTCGGCCTGGCCCAAACCGCCGGCCGGATAGGTCTTGCCGAGCAGCACCGCGTCGCCCGGCTCATGGGCATTGGCGTTGAAGACGGAACTGCCGGGTTCGCCCAGCCGTCCTTCGCGCCCGGCCATCGTCCAGCCGGTCAGGATGCGGGCGAAGCTGGTGACATCGGCCTGGCTATAGCCGCTGCCGACGCCGAGCGTGTGCAGTTCCATGATCTCGCGGGCGAGGTTCTCGTTGAGGCCGCGCTGGCGGTTCCTGCCGGCGCGGGAGTCCGGGCCGATCGACTGCTGGTTGTCGAGATAGAACAGCATCGCCGGATGCCGTTCGACCGCCATCAGCATGTCGGCGAAACGGCCGAGCACGAAGGGCCGGATGGCTTCCCGCTCGAAGGCACCGGCGCTCGCCCGCACGATGTTGTCCTTCGCCACGGAGACGCAGAAATGGTTCGACCAGAAATAGACCAGACGTTCGACAAAGCCGGCGTCGGCCCGAAAAGCCTTGTCGAAGCGCGCCTGGGCTTCGGCGCGGAACAGTGTGGCCTCGATTGGCGGCGCGGGTTTGGCCGGAGCTGCGGGCGCTGGTCCAGGTTGTGCAGGCGCAATTGGGGCCGATGTGGCCTGGGCCGTCATGGTCTGGGCGCTCGCCATTGCCGGCTGTGCCGCGGTGGCCATACGCTCGCGGTCGAGCTTGCGCTGGAAATTTGCCGCCATGCTGGCCTGGATGGCCGGTGTGCTGCCCAGCAGCCCGGCATAGGCCGGGTCGTCAAGCGGGATCATGGCGATATCGGGTTGCCGCAGTTCCGCCTTCAGATAACCGCGCGGATCGCGGGCGACCCTGTCGCGGTCGCCGGGCCTTGCGCCGAGCCCGAAGCGGTTGAAAGCGACGAGAGCCGGATCTGGGGCTGGCTGGGAATTGGACGCAAGGGTAGCCAAGTCAGCTCTCCGTCGCTTGGGCTTCCCGCGCGGCGCGTGAAGCCCGTTCGAGCCGTTTCGTGCCTGTTCAACTGGGGTCGTGGGGCCGGCGCGGCCGGCCCCCGTGGCCCTTACCAGTGATGCCAGCGATGCCAGTGGTGGTGCGGATGCCAGACGTAGAAGGCGGGGCCAGGCCCGTAGTAATAGCGGGGGTAGACCACCACACGGTTGGGGACGCAGCGGCCCCAGGGATTGGGATGCCAGCCAGGCCCGCAACCCCAGGCGACGTGCTCGACCAGCGCCGGGGCGGCAAGCGGGGCCAGCGGCATCGCCGAGGATGCCGCAACCGTCGCGGCCGTTCCGGTCACCGCAAGAGCGGTGGTGATCGCGTATTTTGTCAGATAGTTCATGACCATGCTCCGAAGTTGTCCGAGATTGGAAACCTGTCGGCACCAGATGGTCCGGCAGG is a genomic window of Mesorhizobium huakuii containing:
- a CDS encoding GCG_CRPN prefix-to-repeats domain-containing protein translates to MLTRYILPIAIAAGTLMLSSVGSQALPMAKPSAGSLPIESVGWRCGPGWHVNRWGNCVPNRRRVIIVRPGHWRYHHHHRWHHRW
- a CDS encoding DUF1501 domain-containing protein, which translates into the protein MSLLCETPHPSRRAVLMTGGSLFAWAYLPRFARAADNRDPRLIVIVLRGALDGLSAVGPVGDPDYAGLHGDIALSLTGPHAALPLDDFFAVNPAMPVFARLFKDKQAAVVHAAATGYRERSHFDGQDVLESGFAGPGHVATGWLNRALENLPAGDRVATLGGLAVGPSTPLVIRGAAPVLGWAPQSLPAPAGDLAARVLDLYQHRDPVLAVALQKGLDADRMALDDQMGAKAMKPKGGLDSAAGMRQAAQGAAKLIAADDGPRVAALAFDGWDTHVNEGGVTGRLATLLGGLDGAFEEFEKGLGERWKDTAIVAITEFGRTAQINGTVGTDHGTGTVVLLAGGAIKGGRVIADWPGLKPAQLYEQRDLAPTSDVRAVLKGLLADQFGLSAAVLGDKVFPESAAVKPMWDLVI
- a CDS encoding DUF1800 domain-containing protein, producing MATLASNSQPAPDPALVAFNRFGLGARPGDRDRVARDPRGYLKAELRQPDIAMIPLDDPAYAGLLGSTPAIQASMAANFQRKLDRERMATAAQPAMASAQTMTAQATSAPIAPAQPGPAPAAPAKPAPPIEATLFRAEAQARFDKAFRADAGFVERLVYFWSNHFCVSVAKDNIVRASAGAFEREAIRPFVLGRFADMLMAVERHPAMLFYLDNQQSIGPDSRAGRNRQRGLNENLAREIMELHTLGVGSGYSQADVTSFARILTGWTMAGREGRLGEPGSSVFNANAHEPGDAVLLGKTYPAGGLGQAEAALNDIASHPATAQHIATELARHFIADDPPPAAVARLAKVFAKSDGNLRALAATIIDMPEAWSTPLAKMRSPFDYIAAIRRAAGPGPANDPGQSLNWLNALGEPLWQPPGPNGFSDQAASWASAEGMKIRLDIAWQAARQVKDIGNPNDMLDAVIGPSASPETRQAVARAESKQQGLALLLMAPEFQRR
- a CDS encoding GCG_CRPN prefix-to-repeats domain-containing protein, yielding MNYLTKYAITTALAVTGTAATVAASSAMPLAPLAAPALVEHVAWGCGPGWHPNPWGRCVPNRVVVYPRYYYGPGPAFYVWHPHHHWHRWHHW